From the Manihot esculenta cultivar AM560-2 chromosome 3, M.esculenta_v8, whole genome shotgun sequence genome, one window contains:
- the LOC110610641 gene encoding magnesium transporter MRS2-2 isoform X2, producing MVFRDMARDGCVVPADPQVAAAAAVKKKTQPARSWILVDASGQGTILDADKQAIMHRVQIHARDLRILDPLLSYPSTILGRERAIVLNLEHIKAIITSEEVLLRDPLDENVIPVVEELQRRLPPANHIVQGQRDGKGYPSGQNDVEAGEEDESPFEFRALEVALEAICSFLAARTTELETAAYPALDELTSKISSRNLDRVRKLKSAMTRLTARVQKVRDELEQLLDDDDDMADLYLSRKLAGVSPVSGSGGAYWFKASPTIGSKISRASRASMATVHLDENDVEELEMLLELREYIDDTEDYINIQLDNHRNQLIQLELFLSSGTVCLSFYSLVAGIFGMNIPYTWNEHHGYMFKWVVIVTGAFCAALFFLIMSYARYKGLVGS from the exons ATGGTATTTCGCGACATGGCGAGGGACGGGTGCGTGGTACCTGCCGACCCTCAGGTGGCTGCCGCCGCCGCTGTCAAGAAGAAGACTCAGCCTGCCAGGAGTTGGATTCTCGTCGACGCTTCTGGACAAGGCACCATTCTTGATGCCGACAAGCAGGCTATCATGCATCGCGTGCAAATTCACGCGCGTGATCTCCGGATTCTCGACCCATTGTTGTCGTATCCTTCAACTATTCTTGGACGAGAGAGGGCTATTGTTTTGAACTTGGAG CACATCAAGGCAATTATCACTTCTGAAGAG GTGTTGCTTCGAGATCCACTGGATGAGAATGTCATCCCGGTTGTGGAGGAACTTCAAAGGCGATTACCTCCTGCAAATCACATTGTCCAAGGCCAAAGAGATGGGAAAGGTTATCCCAGTGGACAAAATGATGTTGAAGCTGGTGAAGAGGATG AGTCTCCATTTGAATTCAGGGCATTGGAGGTAGCTTTAGAAGCCATCTGTAGTTTTCTAGCTGCACGCACAACAGAACTAGAGACTGCTGCTTATCCTGCTTTGGATGAGCTTACCTCCAAA ATTAGTAGCCGTAATTTGGACAGAGTTCGAAAATTGAAGAGTGCAATGACAAGGTTGACTGCTCGGGTTCAGAAG GTGAGAGATGAACTTGAGCAACTGctggatgatgatgatgatatggctGATCTTTACTTGTCAAGAAAGTTAGCTGGTGTATCTCCAGTCAGTGGATCTGGTGGTGCCTATTGGTTTAAAGCTTCCCCTACCATAGGTTCAAAAATTTCTAGGGCAAGTAGAGCAAGTATGGCAACTGTTCATTTGGATGAGAATGATGTTGAGGAGCTTGAAATGTTACTAGAG TTGCGTGAGTATATTGATGATACTGAGGATTACATTAATATTCAG CTTGACAATCATCGAAATCAGCTGATTCAG TTAGAGCTCTTTCTAAGCTCGGGAACTGTATGTCTATCCTTCTATTCTTTGGTGGCTGGAATCTTTGGCATGAATATCCCATATACATGGAATGAACACCATGGATACATGTTTAAATGG GTGGTAATCGTAACAGGAGCATTTTGTGCAGCTCTTTTCTTCCTAATCATGTCATATGCTCGCTACAAAGGTCTGGTTGGATCTTGA
- the LOC110610641 gene encoding magnesium transporter MRS2-I isoform X1, translating to MVFRDMARDGCVVPADPQVAAAAAVKKKTQPARSWILVDASGQGTILDADKQAIMHRVQIHARDLRILDPLLSYPSTILGRERAIVLNLEHIKAIITSEEVLLRDPLDENVIPVVEELQRRLPPANHIVQGQRDGKGYPSGQNDVEAGEEDESPFEFRALEVALEAICSFLAARTTELETAAYPALDELTSKISSRNLDRVRKLKSAMTRLTARVQKVRDELEQLLDDDDDMADLYLSRKLAGVSPVSGSGGAYWFKASPTIGSKISRASRASMATVHLDENDVEELEMLLEAYFMQIDSTLNKLNTLREYIDDTEDYINIQLDNHRNQLIQLELFLSSGTVCLSFYSLVAGIFGMNIPYTWNEHHGYMFKWVVIVTGAFCAALFFLIMSYARYKGLVGS from the exons ATGGTATTTCGCGACATGGCGAGGGACGGGTGCGTGGTACCTGCCGACCCTCAGGTGGCTGCCGCCGCCGCTGTCAAGAAGAAGACTCAGCCTGCCAGGAGTTGGATTCTCGTCGACGCTTCTGGACAAGGCACCATTCTTGATGCCGACAAGCAGGCTATCATGCATCGCGTGCAAATTCACGCGCGTGATCTCCGGATTCTCGACCCATTGTTGTCGTATCCTTCAACTATTCTTGGACGAGAGAGGGCTATTGTTTTGAACTTGGAG CACATCAAGGCAATTATCACTTCTGAAGAG GTGTTGCTTCGAGATCCACTGGATGAGAATGTCATCCCGGTTGTGGAGGAACTTCAAAGGCGATTACCTCCTGCAAATCACATTGTCCAAGGCCAAAGAGATGGGAAAGGTTATCCCAGTGGACAAAATGATGTTGAAGCTGGTGAAGAGGATG AGTCTCCATTTGAATTCAGGGCATTGGAGGTAGCTTTAGAAGCCATCTGTAGTTTTCTAGCTGCACGCACAACAGAACTAGAGACTGCTGCTTATCCTGCTTTGGATGAGCTTACCTCCAAA ATTAGTAGCCGTAATTTGGACAGAGTTCGAAAATTGAAGAGTGCAATGACAAGGTTGACTGCTCGGGTTCAGAAG GTGAGAGATGAACTTGAGCAACTGctggatgatgatgatgatatggctGATCTTTACTTGTCAAGAAAGTTAGCTGGTGTATCTCCAGTCAGTGGATCTGGTGGTGCCTATTGGTTTAAAGCTTCCCCTACCATAGGTTCAAAAATTTCTAGGGCAAGTAGAGCAAGTATGGCAACTGTTCATTTGGATGAGAATGATGTTGAGGAGCTTGAAATGTTACTAGAG GCCTATTTCATGCAAATTGATAGCACTTTGAACAAGTTAAACACT TTGCGTGAGTATATTGATGATACTGAGGATTACATTAATATTCAG CTTGACAATCATCGAAATCAGCTGATTCAG TTAGAGCTCTTTCTAAGCTCGGGAACTGTATGTCTATCCTTCTATTCTTTGGTGGCTGGAATCTTTGGCATGAATATCCCATATACATGGAATGAACACCATGGATACATGTTTAAATGG GTGGTAATCGTAACAGGAGCATTTTGTGCAGCTCTTTTCTTCCTAATCATGTCATATGCTCGCTACAAAGGTCTGGTTGGATCTTGA
- the LOC110610641 gene encoding magnesium transporter MRS2-2 isoform X3 gives MVFRDMARDGCVVPADPQVAAAAAVKKKTQPARSWILVDASGQGTILDADKQAIMHRVQIHARDLRILDPLLSYPSTILGRERAIVLNLEHIKAIITSEEVLLRDPLDENVIPVVEELQRRLPPANHIVQGQRDGKGYPSGQNDVEAGEEDESPFEFRALEVALEAICSFLAARTTELETAAYPALDELTSKISSRNLDRVRKLKSAMTRLTARVQKVRDELEQLLDDDDDMADLYLSRKLAGVSPVSGSGGAYWFKASPTIGSKISRASRASMATVHLDENDVEELEMLLEAYFMQIDSTLNKLNTLREYIDDTEDYINIQLDNHRNQLIQLELFLSSGTVCLSFYSLVAGIFGMNIPYTWNEHHGYMFKWLFSS, from the exons ATGGTATTTCGCGACATGGCGAGGGACGGGTGCGTGGTACCTGCCGACCCTCAGGTGGCTGCCGCCGCCGCTGTCAAGAAGAAGACTCAGCCTGCCAGGAGTTGGATTCTCGTCGACGCTTCTGGACAAGGCACCATTCTTGATGCCGACAAGCAGGCTATCATGCATCGCGTGCAAATTCACGCGCGTGATCTCCGGATTCTCGACCCATTGTTGTCGTATCCTTCAACTATTCTTGGACGAGAGAGGGCTATTGTTTTGAACTTGGAG CACATCAAGGCAATTATCACTTCTGAAGAG GTGTTGCTTCGAGATCCACTGGATGAGAATGTCATCCCGGTTGTGGAGGAACTTCAAAGGCGATTACCTCCTGCAAATCACATTGTCCAAGGCCAAAGAGATGGGAAAGGTTATCCCAGTGGACAAAATGATGTTGAAGCTGGTGAAGAGGATG AGTCTCCATTTGAATTCAGGGCATTGGAGGTAGCTTTAGAAGCCATCTGTAGTTTTCTAGCTGCACGCACAACAGAACTAGAGACTGCTGCTTATCCTGCTTTGGATGAGCTTACCTCCAAA ATTAGTAGCCGTAATTTGGACAGAGTTCGAAAATTGAAGAGTGCAATGACAAGGTTGACTGCTCGGGTTCAGAAG GTGAGAGATGAACTTGAGCAACTGctggatgatgatgatgatatggctGATCTTTACTTGTCAAGAAAGTTAGCTGGTGTATCTCCAGTCAGTGGATCTGGTGGTGCCTATTGGTTTAAAGCTTCCCCTACCATAGGTTCAAAAATTTCTAGGGCAAGTAGAGCAAGTATGGCAACTGTTCATTTGGATGAGAATGATGTTGAGGAGCTTGAAATGTTACTAGAG GCCTATTTCATGCAAATTGATAGCACTTTGAACAAGTTAAACACT TTGCGTGAGTATATTGATGATACTGAGGATTACATTAATATTCAG CTTGACAATCATCGAAATCAGCTGATTCAG TTAGAGCTCTTTCTAAGCTCGGGAACTGTATGTCTATCCTTCTATTCTTTGGTGGCTGGAATCTTTGGCATGAATATCCCATATACATGGAATGAACACCATGGATACATGTTTAAATGG CTCTTTTCTTCCTAA
- the LOC110610670 gene encoding auxin-responsive protein IAA14, protein MASVLAGVDRDLNYKETELCLGLPGGGNSELETTTPKATGKRGFAETVDLKLNIQAKDGIMDLNDKIKNVSKDQNQLSAATVKDPAKPPAKAQVVGWPPVRSFRKNIMAQKTTTEEAEKASGSSAAFVKVCMDGAPYLRKVDLKIYKSYQELSEALAKMFSSFTVGNYGAQGLIDFMNGSKLMDLLNSSEYVPTYEDKDGDWMLVGDVPWEMFVDSCKRLRIMKGSEAIGLAPKAMEKCKSRS, encoded by the exons ATGGCGAGCGTGCTAGCAGGCGTCGACCGAGATCTGAACTACAAGGAGACTGAGCTGTGTCTGGGATTGCCTGGTGGTGGAAATTCTGAGTTGGAGACCACCACACCAAAGGCTACTGGGAAAAGAGGATTTGCAGAGACTGTTGATTTGAAGCTTAATATTCAGGCTAAGGATGGTATCATGGATCTGAATGATAAGATCAAGAATGTTTCAAAGGATCAGAACCAGCTTTCTGCTGCTACCGTCAAGGACCCGGCCAAGCCACCAGCCAA GGCACAAGTTGTGGGTTGGCCACCAGTTAGATCTTTCAGAAAGAACATTATGGCTCAAAAGACCACCACTGAGGAAGCTGAGAAAGCGAGCGGCAGCAGTGCAGCATTTGTGAAGGTTTGCATGGATGGTGCACCTTATCTTCGTAAGGTAGACCTGAAAATTTACAAAAGCTACCAGGAGCTATCTGAGGCCTTGGCCAAAATGTTCAGTTCCTTCACTGTGG GTAATTATGGAGCCCAAGGACTGATAGATTTCATGAACGGAAGCAAGCTGATGGATCTTCTCAACAGCTCTGAGTATGTGCCAACCTATGAAGATAAGGATGGTGACTGGATGCTCGTGGGCGACGTTCCATGGGA GATGTTTGTTGATTCATGCAAGCGCTTACGCATCATGAAAGGATCTGAAGCTATTGGACTtg CACCAAAAGCTATGGAGAAATGCAAGAGCAGAAGCTGA